Proteins from one Neodiprion fabricii isolate iyNeoFabr1 chromosome 5, iyNeoFabr1.1, whole genome shotgun sequence genomic window:
- the LOC124182103 gene encoding armadillo repeat-containing protein 5 isoform X1, with translation MSTSSEKNDRQLSLNLIKDLKSDSKTEICSSLTLLKRDSKCQKQFVLDGGLLLLVQLFHSDSLKILDLLLSVLANMCLHTYVRIEFRSRNPASEVTNLLKNNKSQSIQCRACRLIGNLAECSWHARALCQAGVVRIITNVLKSSKTIRRVQITAVRAIRNIWSSTKSSREEILEVGTFREITTIFVLTNEKKEEKSNQELIHVCLKAMLAFVQSSDPRCGSQLQEGFKCIVDHSQKKNEMAIKCLYVLSQIAEYRPSLGTLGAVECIVSSITEDSKFLWELLGSLCLFCREAINRARVRSSTGLEVMLGILKRPEHDRYHPMLLHALAQFIYDDPSILKMIKNGLLDVLIMKLQEMTAESTGDDAERYVTKKRSASSPLSHRTETKFNRSEFGRYSLDYKQGDWSPGSARSMCSSPPSTPPLQSFFEDDTNKTDSSAEENYSPVCSDTECAENDEDDEVESTKSCSSIILESAAESNDFGDAFKMTTMRKQADVWTLSLLSRLSHSDEPVDKLADPAMIQPLIAYIRTTKNSRASRILARIIRNRAYLVTLLKQGFIFELQTMRGSEQYTRQLCALAETGCALGELASILLRGQETHKFIIAVSIPYLIQSKDSLRILLKTHDGLTLVFRVLADKRHCLHVNAIHAVCRLANALDIRPDLVDRSQGEGVARIDYAKNLENHLKPAIVTFELDDGTTVDAYRYILCQKSEVFSAMLEGNFYESGKRRVHLKNTSKEGLDTLLLAVNGIPYNERNIESLLDAVLLADKFLMPDILESLIERSLLNINFQNISRTWHWARTNSCHELRLGCIKIFLTAKSTKSEKLDAFEDFSKSEHFALFIDDVEQVLKTGLSCH, from the exons caaaaacagtTTGTCTTGGACGGAGGTCTTCTTTTATTAgttcaactttttcactccGATAGTCTCAAGATTTTGGATCTATTGTTGAGCGTCCTGGCTAACATGTGCCTCCACACATACGTCAGGATCGAG TTTCGCAGCAGAAACCCTGCCTCCGAGGTGACGaatcttttgaaaaataataagtcACAGAGCATTCAATGTCGTGCTTGCAGATTGATTGGAAATCTGGCCGAATGTTCGTGGCATGCTAGAGCTTTGTGCCAAGCAGGTGTTGTTAGAATTATTACCAACGTGTTGAAATCCTCAAAGACAATTCGACGTGTTCAAATTACAGCTGTTAGAGCTATCAG GAATATTTGGTCCTCAACAAAAAGCAGTCGTGAAGAAATTCTAGAGGTGGGAACGTTTCGTGAGATAACAACTATATTTGTTCTCaccaatgaaaaaaaagaagaaaagagtaACCAAGAGTTAATCCATGTCTGTCTGAAAGCTATGCTTGCCTTTGTTCAATCATCGGACCCACGATGTGGCTCTCAATTACAGGAAGGGTTTAAATGTATAGTTGATCACAGccaaaaaaagaatgaaatggCTATCAAATGCTTGTATGTTCTCTCTCAAATTGCGGAGTATCGACCATCACTGGGAACATTGGGTGCTGTTGAATGTATTGTATCGTCAATAACTGAAGATAGCAAATTTTTGTGGGAATTGTTGGGAAGTCTGTGTCTATTTTGTCGAGAGGCTATTAATCGCGCTCGAGTACGATCAAGTACTG GTTTAGAAGTCATGCtgggaattttgaaaagaccAGAACACGACCGATATCATCCTATGTTGTTACATGCTCTAGCACAGTTCATATATGATGATCCAagcattttgaaaatgataaaaaatggtTTGTTGGATGTACTGATTATGAAACTGCAAGAAATGACAGCAGAAAGTACGGGTGATGATGCAGAACGATATGTAACAAAAAAACGAAGTGCTTCTAGTCCTTTGAGCCATAGAACAGAGACCAAATTTAACAGGAGCGAATTTGGACG GTACAGCTTGGACTACAAACAAGGTGACTGGAGTCCAGGAAGTGCTAGAAGTATGTGTTCATCACCACCGAGCACACCACCCCTCCAATCCTTCTTTGAGGATGATACAAACAAAACAGATAGCAGCGCCGAAGAAAACTACAGTCCAGTATGCAGCGATACTGAATGTGCTGAAAATGATGAAG ATGACGAGGTCGAGTCTACAAAAAGCTGCTCGTCCATCATTCTGGAATCTGCAGCAGAGTCAAACGACTTTGGTGATGCTTTCAAAATGACGACGATGAGGAAACAAGCTGACGTATGGACATTATCGCTGCTAAGTCGTTTGAGCCATTCAGATGAACCAGTTGACAAGCTGGCTGACCCTGCAATGATCCAGCCATTGATCGCTTATATTCGAACAACGAAGAATAGTAGAGCATCGAGAATACTAGCTAGAATTATTAG gAATAGAGCCTATTTGGTCACACTGTTGAAGCAAGGATTCATCTTCGAACTGCAAACTATGCGCGGTTCAGAGCAGTACACTCGGCAGCTGTGTGCATTGGCAGAAACGGGCTGTGCCCTCGGCGAACTTGCTTCGATATTGCTCCGAGGCCAAGAAACTCACAAATTCATTATAGCTGTGTCGATTCCATATTTAATACAGTCCAAGGATTCACTTCGAATCCTGTTGAAAACGCACGATGGCTTAACTTTGGTATTTCGGGTCTTGGCTGACAAAAGGCACTGTTTGCACGTAAATGCAATCCACGCCGTTTGTCGGTTGGCGAATGCTCTAGACATCCGGCCAGACTTAGTCGATAGAAGCCAAGGGGAAGGTGTGGCTCGAATTGACTACGCTAAGAATTTAGAAAATCATTTAAAGCCTGCAATAGTGACGTTTGAGCTAGACGATGGAACTACCGTAGATGCGTATCGGTACATTCTATGTCAAAAATCTGAGGTTTTCTCCGCAATGTTAGAAGGAAATTTTTACGAGTCTGGTAAACGCAGGGTACACCTGAAGAATACGTCCAAAGAAGGTCTGGATACGTTACTACTAGCAGTAAATGGTATCCCAtataatgaaagaaatatcGAATCCCTACTAGACGCTGTACTTTTAGCTGATAAGTTTTTGATGCCAGATATTCTTGAATCGTTGATAGAACGATCCcttttaaatatcaattttcaaaatattagtCGAACATGGCACTGGGCACGTACCAATTCCTGCCATGAGCTTAGACTtggttgtataaaaatatttttaaccgcGAAATCCACCAAATCTGAGAAATTGGACGCATTtgaggatttttcaaaaagtgagCATTTTGCACTGTTCATCGATGATGTCGAACAAGTACTAAAAACTGGACTTTCTTGTCATTGA
- the LOC124182103 gene encoding uncharacterized protein LOC124182103 isoform X2 yields the protein MSTSSEKNDRQLSLNLIKDLKSDSKTEICSSLTLLKRDSKCQKQFVLDGGLLLLVQLFHSDSLKILDLLLSVLANMCLHTYVRIEFRSRNPASEVTNLLKNNKSQSIQCRACRLIGNLAECSWHARALCQAGVVRIITNVLKSSKTIRRVQITAVRAIRNIWSSTKSSREEILEVGTFREITTIFVLTNEKKEEKSNQELIHVCLKAMLAFVQSSDPRCGSQLQEGFKCLEVMLGILKRPEHDRYHPMLLHALAQFIYDDPSILKMIKNGLLDVLIMKLQEMTAESTGDDAERYVTKKRSASSPLSHRTETKFNRSEFGRYSLDYKQGDWSPGSARSMCSSPPSTPPLQSFFEDDTNKTDSSAEENYSPVCSDTECAENDEDDEVESTKSCSSIILESAAESNDFGDAFKMTTMRKQADVWTLSLLSRLSHSDEPVDKLADPAMIQPLIAYIRTTKNSRASRILARIIRNRAYLVTLLKQGFIFELQTMRGSEQYTRQLCALAETGCALGELASILLRGQETHKFIIAVSIPYLIQSKDSLRILLKTHDGLTLVFRVLADKRHCLHVNAIHAVCRLANALDIRPDLVDRSQGEGVARIDYAKNLENHLKPAIVTFELDDGTTVDAYRYILCQKSEVFSAMLEGNFYESGKRRVHLKNTSKEGLDTLLLAVNGIPYNERNIESLLDAVLLADKFLMPDILESLIERSLLNINFQNISRTWHWARTNSCHELRLGCIKIFLTAKSTKSEKLDAFEDFSKSEHFALFIDDVEQVLKTGLSCH from the exons caaaaacagtTTGTCTTGGACGGAGGTCTTCTTTTATTAgttcaactttttcactccGATAGTCTCAAGATTTTGGATCTATTGTTGAGCGTCCTGGCTAACATGTGCCTCCACACATACGTCAGGATCGAG TTTCGCAGCAGAAACCCTGCCTCCGAGGTGACGaatcttttgaaaaataataagtcACAGAGCATTCAATGTCGTGCTTGCAGATTGATTGGAAATCTGGCCGAATGTTCGTGGCATGCTAGAGCTTTGTGCCAAGCAGGTGTTGTTAGAATTATTACCAACGTGTTGAAATCCTCAAAGACAATTCGACGTGTTCAAATTACAGCTGTTAGAGCTATCAG GAATATTTGGTCCTCAACAAAAAGCAGTCGTGAAGAAATTCTAGAGGTGGGAACGTTTCGTGAGATAACAACTATATTTGTTCTCaccaatgaaaaaaaagaagaaaagagtaACCAAGAGTTAATCCATGTCTGTCTGAAAGCTATGCTTGCCTTTGTTCAATCATCGGACCCACGATGTGGCTCTCAATTACAGGAAGGGTTTAAAT GTTTAGAAGTCATGCtgggaattttgaaaagaccAGAACACGACCGATATCATCCTATGTTGTTACATGCTCTAGCACAGTTCATATATGATGATCCAagcattttgaaaatgataaaaaatggtTTGTTGGATGTACTGATTATGAAACTGCAAGAAATGACAGCAGAAAGTACGGGTGATGATGCAGAACGATATGTAACAAAAAAACGAAGTGCTTCTAGTCCTTTGAGCCATAGAACAGAGACCAAATTTAACAGGAGCGAATTTGGACG GTACAGCTTGGACTACAAACAAGGTGACTGGAGTCCAGGAAGTGCTAGAAGTATGTGTTCATCACCACCGAGCACACCACCCCTCCAATCCTTCTTTGAGGATGATACAAACAAAACAGATAGCAGCGCCGAAGAAAACTACAGTCCAGTATGCAGCGATACTGAATGTGCTGAAAATGATGAAG ATGACGAGGTCGAGTCTACAAAAAGCTGCTCGTCCATCATTCTGGAATCTGCAGCAGAGTCAAACGACTTTGGTGATGCTTTCAAAATGACGACGATGAGGAAACAAGCTGACGTATGGACATTATCGCTGCTAAGTCGTTTGAGCCATTCAGATGAACCAGTTGACAAGCTGGCTGACCCTGCAATGATCCAGCCATTGATCGCTTATATTCGAACAACGAAGAATAGTAGAGCATCGAGAATACTAGCTAGAATTATTAG gAATAGAGCCTATTTGGTCACACTGTTGAAGCAAGGATTCATCTTCGAACTGCAAACTATGCGCGGTTCAGAGCAGTACACTCGGCAGCTGTGTGCATTGGCAGAAACGGGCTGTGCCCTCGGCGAACTTGCTTCGATATTGCTCCGAGGCCAAGAAACTCACAAATTCATTATAGCTGTGTCGATTCCATATTTAATACAGTCCAAGGATTCACTTCGAATCCTGTTGAAAACGCACGATGGCTTAACTTTGGTATTTCGGGTCTTGGCTGACAAAAGGCACTGTTTGCACGTAAATGCAATCCACGCCGTTTGTCGGTTGGCGAATGCTCTAGACATCCGGCCAGACTTAGTCGATAGAAGCCAAGGGGAAGGTGTGGCTCGAATTGACTACGCTAAGAATTTAGAAAATCATTTAAAGCCTGCAATAGTGACGTTTGAGCTAGACGATGGAACTACCGTAGATGCGTATCGGTACATTCTATGTCAAAAATCTGAGGTTTTCTCCGCAATGTTAGAAGGAAATTTTTACGAGTCTGGTAAACGCAGGGTACACCTGAAGAATACGTCCAAAGAAGGTCTGGATACGTTACTACTAGCAGTAAATGGTATCCCAtataatgaaagaaatatcGAATCCCTACTAGACGCTGTACTTTTAGCTGATAAGTTTTTGATGCCAGATATTCTTGAATCGTTGATAGAACGATCCcttttaaatatcaattttcaaaatattagtCGAACATGGCACTGGGCACGTACCAATTCCTGCCATGAGCTTAGACTtggttgtataaaaatatttttaaccgcGAAATCCACCAAATCTGAGAAATTGGACGCATTtgaggatttttcaaaaagtgagCATTTTGCACTGTTCATCGATGATGTCGAACAAGTACTAAAAACTGGACTTTCTTGTCATTGA
- the LOC124182110 gene encoding transmembrane protein 120 homolog: MDTDVETCLKDWNELTQEYKVLEALNREYCAKLEEVGELQAKCLQGISHQRYRMNVITKSLRQLDASDVRQSLDKDINRRLEQLHEMEQILPKPNGTYLKIILGNVNVSILNKMDKFKYKDEYEKFKLVLSMIGFVLSVVNLFTNVRTLELSFMFLLVWYYCTLTIRESILKVNGSRIKGWWRFHHFLSTVVSGVLLVWPNTGPWYAFRGQFMWFNVYISVVQYLQFRYQHGVLYRLKALGERHNMDITIEGFHSWMWRGLSFLLPFLFVGYLFQLFNAYTLYKLIWHPEATWHVPVLSFTFLVLFLGNTITTVMVIPQKLRERVRNSLPGVFSSITERRKEATVKKNSENKSE, translated from the exons ATGGATACCGACGTGGAAACTTGTCTCAAGGATTGGAATGAGTTAACGCAAGAGTACAAAGTCCTGGAG GCGTTGAACAGAGAGTACTGTGCAAAGTTGGAAGAGGTAGGCGAGCTTCAGGCAAAATGTTTGCAGGGAATATCGCACCAGCGATATAGAATGAACGTGATAACCAAGTCTCTCAGGCA ATTAGATGCTAGTGACGTGCGTCAATCTTTAGATAAGGACATAAACAGACGACTTGAACAGTTACACGAAATGGAACAGATATTGCCAAAACCAAACGGGACTTACTTGAAGATCATACTGGGCAATGTCAATGTTTCAATATTAAACAAAATGGACAA GTTTAAGTACAAAGACGAATATGAGAAATTCAAGTTAGTTCTGTCGATGATCGGCTTTGTCTTATCTGTTGTTAATCTCTTCACCAATGTGAG GACACTGGAGCTAAGCTTCATGTTTCTCTTGGTTTGGTATTACTGCACATTGACTATACGTGAGAGTATATTGAAGGTCAATGGATCAAGAATAAAAGGTTGGTGGCGTTTTCATCATTTCTTGTCAACTGTAGTATCCGGAGTTCTATTGGTTTGGCCAAATACAGGTCCTTGGTATGCTTTTCGTGGCCAGTTTATGTGGTTCAACGTCTACATTA GCGTGGTTCAATATCTGCAGTTCCGATATCAACACGGCGTATTATATCGTTTGAAGGCCTTGGGTGAGCGGCACAACATGGACATAACAATCGAAGGTTTTCATTCCTGGATGTGGCGCGGACTGTCAtttcttcttccatttttatttgtgGGCTATCTTTTTCAATTGTTCAACGCCTATACACTCTACAAGCTGATATGGCATCCTGAGGCGACTTGGCATGTTCCCGTATTGAGTTTTACATTTCTCGTGCTCTTTCTAGGAAACACGATAACTACGGTTATGGTTATACCCCAGAAATTACGCGAGCGCGTTCGAAACAGCTTGCCAGGTGTTTTCTCGTCAATAACAGAACGTAGAAAAGAGGctactgtgaaaaaaaactctgaGAATAAATCCGAATAA
- the LOC124182115 gene encoding density-regulated protein homolog isoform X3: MYCEYYPEYEKCKHWLERNLPTEFEKVKLEDAAADSGGGEDEKKRQKRGGKGMLKTKKKEDVPKLVTVSRAPRGKKKSVTVVTGLSTFDIDLKVAAKFFGSKFACGSSVTGDDEIVIQGDVKDDLYDVIPEKWPQIDEDSIDDLGDQKR; the protein is encoded by the exons ATG TACTGCGAATATTATCCGGAATATGAGAAGTGCAAACACTGGCTGGAGAGAAACCTTCCTACAGAATTTGAGAAAGTTAAATTAG AGGATGCAGCAGCTGATTCGGGAGGTGGGGAAGATGAGAAGAAGCGACAGAAACGAGGTGGTAAAGGAATgttaaaaacaaagaagaaagaagacgTACCAAAATTGGTAACTGTTTCAAGGGCTCCAAGAGGCAAAAAGAAGTCTGTCACAGTTGTTACGGGTCTTAGTACGTTTG ATATCGACCTTAAAGTAGCAGCTAAATTTTTTGGTAGTAAATTTGCATGTGGCTCCAGTGTAACGGGGGATGACGAAATAGTAATTCAAGGAGATGTCAAGGATGACTTGTATGACGTTATCCCTGAAAAGTGGCCACAA ATTGATGAGGATTCAATAGATGACCTTGGCGATCAGAAAAGATAG
- the LOC124182115 gene encoding density-regulated protein homolog isoform X1, which translates to MSGPKADFVYPLRVQYCGNCSLPIEYCEYYPEYEKCKHWLERNLPTEFEKVKLEDAAADSGGGEDEKKRQKRGGKGMLKTKKKEDVPKLVTVSRAPRGKKKSVTVVTGLSTFDIDLKVAAKFFGSKFACGSSVTGDDEIVIQGDVKDDLYDVIPEKWPQIDEDSIDDLGDQKR; encoded by the exons ATGTCAGGACCTAAAGCTGATTTCGTTTATCCACTAAGGGTACAATACTGCGGAAATTGTTCACTTCCCATCGAA TACTGCGAATATTATCCGGAATATGAGAAGTGCAAACACTGGCTGGAGAGAAACCTTCCTACAGAATTTGAGAAAGTTAAATTAG AGGATGCAGCAGCTGATTCGGGAGGTGGGGAAGATGAGAAGAAGCGACAGAAACGAGGTGGTAAAGGAATgttaaaaacaaagaagaaagaagacgTACCAAAATTGGTAACTGTTTCAAGGGCTCCAAGAGGCAAAAAGAAGTCTGTCACAGTTGTTACGGGTCTTAGTACGTTTG ATATCGACCTTAAAGTAGCAGCTAAATTTTTTGGTAGTAAATTTGCATGTGGCTCCAGTGTAACGGGGGATGACGAAATAGTAATTCAAGGAGATGTCAAGGATGACTTGTATGACGTTATCCCTGAAAAGTGGCCACAA ATTGATGAGGATTCAATAGATGACCTTGGCGATCAGAAAAGATAG
- the LOC124182115 gene encoding density-regulated protein homolog isoform X2, which translates to MNDCIVSLLKTTRTQKYCEYYPEYEKCKHWLERNLPTEFEKVKLEDAAADSGGGEDEKKRQKRGGKGMLKTKKKEDVPKLVTVSRAPRGKKKSVTVVTGLSTFDIDLKVAAKFFGSKFACGSSVTGDDEIVIQGDVKDDLYDVIPEKWPQIDEDSIDDLGDQKR; encoded by the exons ATGAATGATTGTATTGTATCACTATTGAAAACTACACGCACACAAAAG TACTGCGAATATTATCCGGAATATGAGAAGTGCAAACACTGGCTGGAGAGAAACCTTCCTACAGAATTTGAGAAAGTTAAATTAG AGGATGCAGCAGCTGATTCGGGAGGTGGGGAAGATGAGAAGAAGCGACAGAAACGAGGTGGTAAAGGAATgttaaaaacaaagaagaaagaagacgTACCAAAATTGGTAACTGTTTCAAGGGCTCCAAGAGGCAAAAAGAAGTCTGTCACAGTTGTTACGGGTCTTAGTACGTTTG ATATCGACCTTAAAGTAGCAGCTAAATTTTTTGGTAGTAAATTTGCATGTGGCTCCAGTGTAACGGGGGATGACGAAATAGTAATTCAAGGAGATGTCAAGGATGACTTGTATGACGTTATCCCTGAAAAGTGGCCACAA ATTGATGAGGATTCAATAGATGACCTTGGCGATCAGAAAAGATAG
- the LOC124182117 gene encoding DNA-directed RNA polymerase III subunit RPC9: MELQKACVGYLSNYEVLEILQGAKSNKQHRKPHNQLATISYQTIRYLEDTPSKKHTPESITGFLKAVQAFKLTKCEKLTLLNLCPTTALEIQLVIEDSEERLTEDEVNSLLQVIATHLGNDKTNDMEMDTDQ, from the exons ATGGAACT GCAAAAGGCGTGTGTCGGATACCTGAGCAATTACGAGGTATTGGAAATCTTGCAAGGGGCTAAATCTAACAAGCAGCATCGTAAGCCCCATAATCAGTTGGCTACGATTAGTTATCAAACTATAAGATACCTGGAGGACACACCATCTAAGAAACATACACCAGAATCAATTACAGGATTTTTGAAAGCAGTCCAAGCTTTTAAGTTGACCAAATGTGAAAAGCTTACCCTACTTAATTTGTGTCCGACGACTGCGCTTGAAATTCAATTG GTAATCGAAGATAGTGAAGAGAGGTTGACAGAAGACGAAGTAAACTCCTTGCTCCAAGTGATCGCAACACACCTGGGTAACGATAAGACAAATGATATGGAAATGGATACTGACCAGTAA